Proteins from one Bacteroides mediterraneensis genomic window:
- a CDS encoding twin-arginine translocase TatA/TatE family subunit — translation MFGIGTQEIIFIILIVLLFFGGKKIPELMKGIGKGVRSFKEGMNGIEKELDVKENNSSTKNE, via the coding sequence ATGTTTGGAATTGGTACACAAGAAATTATTTTTATCATACTGATTGTTCTTCTATTCTTTGGAGGGAAGAAGATTCCGGAACTGATGAAAGGCATAGGTAAAGGTGTCCGCAGTTTTAAGGAAGGTATGAATGGGATTGAAAAAGAATTGGATGTGAAAGAAAACAATTCTTCCACAAAAAATGAATGA
- the tatC gene encoding twin-arginine translocase subunit TatC — protein MQKTDMTFWEHLDVLRNSLIKIALAVVICGLVAFFFKDTMFDVIFAAKDTTFVTYRWFNEICRLMHLQTMDQFSIKLINIGLAEQFIIHMKTSVCAGFLLASPYVVYQLFRFISPALYDRERKYSLGIITSGYIMFIIGVLLGYFLIFPLTLRFLGTYQVSSEVENMISIQSYIGTFMMMNLLMGIVFELPVLCWLLGRLGLLDSTIMRRFRKHAIVAILIIAAIITPTSDIFTLMLVALPIWLLYEISIYVVKDKSYHSNEQFVT, from the coding sequence ATGCAGAAAACCGACATGACATTTTGGGAGCATCTGGATGTATTAAGAAATTCTTTGATTAAGATAGCATTGGCTGTTGTTATTTGTGGTTTAGTTGCTTTCTTTTTCAAGGATACGATGTTTGATGTCATTTTTGCTGCCAAGGACACAACTTTTGTTACCTATCGTTGGTTCAATGAAATATGCAGATTAATGCATCTTCAGACTATGGATCAGTTTTCTATAAAGCTGATAAATATCGGTCTTGCGGAGCAGTTTATAATTCATATGAAAACCTCAGTCTGTGCAGGTTTCCTTTTGGCCTCTCCTTACGTCGTCTATCAACTTTTCCGGTTCATTTCTCCAGCATTGTATGACCGGGAACGGAAATATTCATTGGGAATCATAACCAGCGGATATATTATGTTTATCATAGGTGTCCTGCTCGGTTATTTTCTCATATTTCCATTGACCTTGCGCTTTTTGGGAACTTATCAGGTCAGTAGTGAAGTAGAAAACATGATTTCTATACAGTCTTATATTGGTACTTTTATGATGATGAATTTATTGATGGGAATAGTGTTTGAACTACCGGTACTATGTTGGCTTTTGGGTCGTTTGGGCTTGTTGGATTCTACTATTATGCGCCGTTTCCGCAAACATGCAATAGTGGCTATTCTTATTATTGCTGCCATTATAACACCCACATCAGATATATTCACACTTATGCTGGTTGCATTGCCAATTTGGTTGTTGTATGAAATAAGTATTTATGTTGTAAAGGATAAATCATATCACTCGAATGAGCAGTTTGTTACGTAA
- a CDS encoding DUF4099 domain-containing protein — MNKSNHHIYRAEQIDWEKLESVGISRLQIEKDGNMDLLLQGEETNVMSIKIKTPVFSLTMDATLSLIEDENGNPVISINGINPSGE; from the coding sequence ATGAACAAGAGCAATCATCATATCTACAGGGCTGAACAAATCGACTGGGAGAAACTGGAATCGGTAGGTATCAGCAGATTGCAAATTGAAAAGGACGGAAACATGGACCTACTCCTTCAGGGAGAGGAGACCAATGTCATGTCCATTAAAATCAAGACTCCTGTATTTTCACTGACCATGGACGCCACACTCAGTCTGATTGAAGACGAGAATGGGAACCCGGTCATCAGTATAAACGGTATCAACCCTTCAGGTGAATAA
- a CDS encoding flavodoxin family protein — protein sequence MKRILFVNGSPNHNGHTAAMAKRLIAGKEYETLDLIDYKIYPLGQSFEDDQFEAVIQKMLEADVLVMGSPVYWHSMTGQFRTLLDRIYESSLKHRLRGKELYFLFQGAGPSSAMLEAGNYTMGIFCRLFGLQYRGMATSVREAEKLGTNL from the coding sequence ATGAAACGGATATTATTTGTAAACGGAAGTCCTAACCACAATGGACATACGGCAGCCATGGCGAAGAGACTGATTGCAGGTAAGGAGTACGAAACGCTTGATCTTATAGATTACAAGATTTATCCTTTGGGACAGTCCTTCGAGGACGATCAGTTTGAAGCCGTTATCCAGAAAATGCTGGAAGCAGATGTGCTTGTGATGGGTAGTCCGGTCTATTGGCACTCCATGACCGGACAATTCCGCACTTTACTTGATCGTATTTATGAGTCTTCGTTGAAACACCGGTTAAGAGGGAAAGAATTGTATTTCCTTTTTCAAGGAGCGGGTCCCTCATCTGCCATGCTCGAAGCGGGCAATTATACCATGGGTATTTTCTGTCGTCTATTCGGATTGCAATATCGGGGTATGGCTACCAGTGTAAGAGAGGCTGAAAAGTTGGGAACTAATTTATAA
- a CDS encoding SDR family oxidoreductase — translation MDNKTIVVVGAGQGLGNHVAKRFGKEGFRVILMARNEQALKGYEQKFVAEGIEVYTHAVDAASPETLTEALHWVKSTFGTPEVLVYNVGITTPDELGKIDCEELMRRYQVDVASAYHCISQVVDEEFGQKKGTILVTGGGLALYPSVAYLPLSLDKAALRAMVYALHEALKPRNIFVGTVTVCGAIGGDGFFAPSRIAESYWKMYNERGTCEIVYTETNI, via the coding sequence ATGGATAATAAAACCATCGTAGTGGTAGGAGCCGGACAGGGTCTGGGCAACCATGTGGCAAAGCGATTCGGGAAAGAAGGTTTTCGTGTGATACTGATGGCACGAAACGAACAAGCATTAAAAGGTTATGAGCAGAAGTTTGTTGCCGAAGGGATTGAGGTCTATACACATGCTGTGGATGCGGCTAGTCCAGAAACCCTTACGGAAGCTCTTCATTGGGTAAAAAGTACATTTGGTACGCCGGAGGTACTGGTTTATAATGTAGGAATTACTACGCCCGATGAGCTGGGAAAGATAGATTGCGAAGAACTGATGCGTCGTTATCAGGTGGATGTGGCAAGTGCTTACCACTGCATTAGTCAGGTAGTGGATGAAGAGTTTGGACAAAAGAAAGGTACTATCCTCGTGACCGGTGGCGGACTTGCCCTTTATCCGAGTGTGGCTTACTTGCCTTTGTCGCTCGATAAGGCTGCACTCCGAGCGATGGTATATGCCCTGCACGAAGCGTTAAAACCACGGAACATCTTTGTGGGTACCGTGACCGTGTGTGGAGCCATCGGAGGAGACGGTTTCTTTGCGCCTTCCCGCATTGCCGAGAGTTATTGGAAGATGTACAACGAACGTGGCACATGTGAGATAGTCTACACTGAAACAAATATATAA